From a region of the Corythoichthys intestinalis isolate RoL2023-P3 chromosome 7, ASM3026506v1, whole genome shotgun sequence genome:
- the lim2.2 gene encoding lens intrinsic membrane protein 2.2 isoform X2, with the protein MLYTLAGGGTLCGVAALVLLIVSTATDFWMQYRYSGSSANQGLWRFCINHKCHAHTITVAFWDATRAFMLLAVLSCFAGVVLGLSAFTNGTKNKRVRMGGIALVLSGFLALLALSIYTGVTVTFFGKRFLDWRFSWSYIIGWVAIILAFAAGVFQLCAYQRTAEPTPSNAPDS; encoded by the exons ATGCTGTACACTCTGGCCGGAGGAGGCACGCTGTGCGGCGTGGCTGCACTAGTGCTCCTAATTGTCTCCACAGCGACCGACTTCTGGATGCAGTATCGGTACTCGGGTAGCTCAGCCAATCAGGGCCTTTGGAGGTTTTGCATCAACCACAAATGCCACGCTCACACCATCACTGTAG CTTTTTGGGATGCCACTCGGGCCTTCATGTTGTTGGCAGTGCTCAGCTGTTTTGCTGGCGTGGTCCTTGGCCTGAGTGCCTTCACCAACGGTACCAAGAACAAGAGGGTCCGCATGGGGGGAATTGCCCTTGTCCTCTCAG GGTTTCTTGCTCTCTTGGCTCTCTCCATCTACACCGGAGTGACAGTCACTTTCTTTGGGAAACGCTTCTTGGACTGGCGATTTTCATGGTCCTACATCATCGGCTGGGTAGCCATCATCCTGGCTTTTGCAGCAG GTGTCTTTCAGCTCTGTGCTTACCAGCGAACTGCAGAACCTACCCCTTCAAACGCCCCTGACAGTTGA
- the lim2.2 gene encoding lens intrinsic membrane protein 2.2 isoform X1: MLYTLAGGGTLCGVAALVLLIVSTATDFWMQYRYSGSSANQGLWRFCINHKCHAHTITVAFWDATRAFMLLAVLSCFAGVVLGLSAFTNGTKNKRVRMGGIALVLSGFLALLALSIYTGVTVTFFGKRFLDWRFSWSYIIGWVAIILAFAAGISNSSLFINIYKLCGEESQSSQ; this comes from the exons ATGCTGTACACTCTGGCCGGAGGAGGCACGCTGTGCGGCGTGGCTGCACTAGTGCTCCTAATTGTCTCCACAGCGACCGACTTCTGGATGCAGTATCGGTACTCGGGTAGCTCAGCCAATCAGGGCCTTTGGAGGTTTTGCATCAACCACAAATGCCACGCTCACACCATCACTGTAG CTTTTTGGGATGCCACTCGGGCCTTCATGTTGTTGGCAGTGCTCAGCTGTTTTGCTGGCGTGGTCCTTGGCCTGAGTGCCTTCACCAACGGTACCAAGAACAAGAGGGTCCGCATGGGGGGAATTGCCCTTGTCCTCTCAG GGTTTCTTGCTCTCTTGGCTCTCTCCATCTACACCGGAGTGACAGTCACTTTCTTTGGGAAACGCTTCTTGGACTGGCGATTTTCATGGTCCTACATCATCGGCTGGGTAGCCATCATCCTGGCTTTTGCAGCAGGTATTTCTAATAGTTCTCTATTCATAAACATTTACAAGCTGTGTGGCGAGGAAAGTCAGTCATCACAGTGA
- the si:zfos-943e10.1 gene encoding GRAM domain-containing protein 2B isoform X1, with protein sequence MLENKRERLKTFLRKIDEKAIVRIKHFMKESSYPVESSGGGVPAKVKKSRSTSSKDTVKKVEARKTLSLEAAQLEIQEQHKTLTRQLAIRSQTFDVDCRSFERTQGSGSQSSFIKHNVTFHKLFPDIPESEDLIHAYICALQKEVPYHGRLYITNSHACFHSSVLLKDTKVVIPVSCIHIVKKQNTALLVPNALSIRTTEGEKFLFVSLRNREACYQLLHSVCPQLEDRSTNSSPVISSAEHSFDKNKLVNSSQSSLDGSFEQFDGSESQSLQDKPLYITHKETALPNGKGSTFKSLHEQQSESSSSEEELSVSVAGGSWIWNVTEKAKSLLVQREASTLNTLLFIYLILVVVLLLSSGYIGLRIVALEEQLTSLGALPEFTLQSGYRQDT encoded by the exons CAGCTACCCAGTAGAAAGCAGTGGTGGAGGTGTGCCAGCCAAAGTCAAGAAGAGCAGGAGCACCTCAAGCAAAGATACAGTCAAAAAAGTGGAAGCGAGGAAAACGTTGAGTCTTGAGGCTGCTCAGCTGGAGATTCAAGAGCAGCACAAAACCCTCACCAGACAGTTGGCCATCAG ATCGCAGACCTTTGACGTCGACTGTAGAAGCTTCGAAAGGACTCAGGGAAGCGGCAGCCAAAGT AGTTTTATAAAGCACAATGTGACATTCCACAAATTGTTTCCAGACATTCCAGAAAGTGAAGACTTGATACATG CATACATCTGTGCCCTACAAAAGGAAGTGCCCTACCATGGTCGACTCTACATTACCAATAGCCATGCCTGCTTCCACTCCTCTGTTCTACTCAAGGACACCAAG GTAGTGATCCCCGTCTCCTGCATTCACATTGTCAAAAAGCAGAACACTGCTTTGTTGGTACCAAACGCCTTGTCAATCCGAACCACAGAGGGAGAAAAG TTCTTGTTTGTCTCGTTACGGAACCGAGAAGCATGTTATCAGTTGCTGCACTCTGTGTGTCCTCAGCTTGAG gACCGCAGCACCAACAGTAGCCCAGTCATCTCATCAGCTGAGCATAGCTTTGATAAGAACAAACTTGTG AACTCCAGCCAGTCCAGTCTAGATGGCAGCTTTGAACAATTCGATGGTTCTGAGTCGCAGTCATTACAGGACAAACCTCTGTACATTACTCACAAAG AAACTGCACTGCCTAATGGAAAAGGATCCACTTTCAAGAGCCTTCATGAGCAGCAAAGTGAGAGCTCATCTTCGGAGGAGGAGCTGTCAGTTTCAG TTGCAGGTGGCTCGTGGATTTGGAATGTGACGGAGAAGGCCAAGTCTCTGCTGGTTCAGAGAGAGGCCAGCACACTCAACACGCTGCTCTTCATTTACTTGATTCT GGTGGTGGTGCTGCTGCTTTCCTCGGGCTACATTGGGTTACGTATTGTGGCCCTGGAGGAACAGCTTACGTCACTCGGCGCACTGCCCGAGTTCACCCTACAAAGCGG ATACCGCCAAGACACATAA
- the si:zfos-943e10.1 gene encoding GRAM domain-containing protein 2B isoform X2 gives MLENKRERLKTFLRKIDEKAIVRIKHFMKESYPVESSGGGVPAKVKKSRSTSSKDTVKKVEARKTLSLEAAQLEIQEQHKTLTRQLAIRSQTFDVDCRSFERTQGSGSQSSFIKHNVTFHKLFPDIPESEDLIHAYICALQKEVPYHGRLYITNSHACFHSSVLLKDTKVVIPVSCIHIVKKQNTALLVPNALSIRTTEGEKFLFVSLRNREACYQLLHSVCPQLEDRSTNSSPVISSAEHSFDKNKLVNSSQSSLDGSFEQFDGSESQSLQDKPLYITHKETALPNGKGSTFKSLHEQQSESSSSEEELSVSVAGGSWIWNVTEKAKSLLVQREASTLNTLLFIYLILVVVLLLSSGYIGLRIVALEEQLTSLGALPEFTLQSGYRQDT, from the exons CTACCCAGTAGAAAGCAGTGGTGGAGGTGTGCCAGCCAAAGTCAAGAAGAGCAGGAGCACCTCAAGCAAAGATACAGTCAAAAAAGTGGAAGCGAGGAAAACGTTGAGTCTTGAGGCTGCTCAGCTGGAGATTCAAGAGCAGCACAAAACCCTCACCAGACAGTTGGCCATCAG ATCGCAGACCTTTGACGTCGACTGTAGAAGCTTCGAAAGGACTCAGGGAAGCGGCAGCCAAAGT AGTTTTATAAAGCACAATGTGACATTCCACAAATTGTTTCCAGACATTCCAGAAAGTGAAGACTTGATACATG CATACATCTGTGCCCTACAAAAGGAAGTGCCCTACCATGGTCGACTCTACATTACCAATAGCCATGCCTGCTTCCACTCCTCTGTTCTACTCAAGGACACCAAG GTAGTGATCCCCGTCTCCTGCATTCACATTGTCAAAAAGCAGAACACTGCTTTGTTGGTACCAAACGCCTTGTCAATCCGAACCACAGAGGGAGAAAAG TTCTTGTTTGTCTCGTTACGGAACCGAGAAGCATGTTATCAGTTGCTGCACTCTGTGTGTCCTCAGCTTGAG gACCGCAGCACCAACAGTAGCCCAGTCATCTCATCAGCTGAGCATAGCTTTGATAAGAACAAACTTGTG AACTCCAGCCAGTCCAGTCTAGATGGCAGCTTTGAACAATTCGATGGTTCTGAGTCGCAGTCATTACAGGACAAACCTCTGTACATTACTCACAAAG AAACTGCACTGCCTAATGGAAAAGGATCCACTTTCAAGAGCCTTCATGAGCAGCAAAGTGAGAGCTCATCTTCGGAGGAGGAGCTGTCAGTTTCAG TTGCAGGTGGCTCGTGGATTTGGAATGTGACGGAGAAGGCCAAGTCTCTGCTGGTTCAGAGAGAGGCCAGCACACTCAACACGCTGCTCTTCATTTACTTGATTCT GGTGGTGGTGCTGCTGCTTTCCTCGGGCTACATTGGGTTACGTATTGTGGCCCTGGAGGAACAGCTTACGTCACTCGGCGCACTGCCCGAGTTCACCCTACAAAGCGG ATACCGCCAAGACACATAA
- the si:zfos-943e10.1 gene encoding GRAM domain-containing protein 2B isoform X4 — protein MDTREVSNQQKPATENFCAEALGSYPVESSGGGVPAKVKKSRSTSSKDTVKKVEARKTLSLEAAQLEIQEQHKTLTRQLAIRSQTFDVDCRSFERTQGSGSQSSFIKHNVTFHKLFPDIPESEDLIHAYICALQKEVPYHGRLYITNSHACFHSSVLLKDTKVVIPVSCIHIVKKQNTALLVPNALSIRTTEGEKFLFVSLRNREACYQLLHSVCPQLEDRSTNSSPVISSAEHSFDKNKLVNSSQSSLDGSFEQFDGSESQSLQDKPLYITHKETALPNGKGSTFKSLHEQQSESSSSEEELSVSVAGGSWIWNVTEKAKSLLVQREASTLNTLLFIYLILVVVLLLSSGYIGLRIVALEEQLTSLGALPEFTLQSGYRQDT, from the exons ATGGACACAAGGGAAGTCTCAAACCAACAAAAACCTGCCACTGAGAACTTTTGTGCTGAGGCTCTGGGAAG CTACCCAGTAGAAAGCAGTGGTGGAGGTGTGCCAGCCAAAGTCAAGAAGAGCAGGAGCACCTCAAGCAAAGATACAGTCAAAAAAGTGGAAGCGAGGAAAACGTTGAGTCTTGAGGCTGCTCAGCTGGAGATTCAAGAGCAGCACAAAACCCTCACCAGACAGTTGGCCATCAG ATCGCAGACCTTTGACGTCGACTGTAGAAGCTTCGAAAGGACTCAGGGAAGCGGCAGCCAAAGT AGTTTTATAAAGCACAATGTGACATTCCACAAATTGTTTCCAGACATTCCAGAAAGTGAAGACTTGATACATG CATACATCTGTGCCCTACAAAAGGAAGTGCCCTACCATGGTCGACTCTACATTACCAATAGCCATGCCTGCTTCCACTCCTCTGTTCTACTCAAGGACACCAAG GTAGTGATCCCCGTCTCCTGCATTCACATTGTCAAAAAGCAGAACACTGCTTTGTTGGTACCAAACGCCTTGTCAATCCGAACCACAGAGGGAGAAAAG TTCTTGTTTGTCTCGTTACGGAACCGAGAAGCATGTTATCAGTTGCTGCACTCTGTGTGTCCTCAGCTTGAG gACCGCAGCACCAACAGTAGCCCAGTCATCTCATCAGCTGAGCATAGCTTTGATAAGAACAAACTTGTG AACTCCAGCCAGTCCAGTCTAGATGGCAGCTTTGAACAATTCGATGGTTCTGAGTCGCAGTCATTACAGGACAAACCTCTGTACATTACTCACAAAG AAACTGCACTGCCTAATGGAAAAGGATCCACTTTCAAGAGCCTTCATGAGCAGCAAAGTGAGAGCTCATCTTCGGAGGAGGAGCTGTCAGTTTCAG TTGCAGGTGGCTCGTGGATTTGGAATGTGACGGAGAAGGCCAAGTCTCTGCTGGTTCAGAGAGAGGCCAGCACACTCAACACGCTGCTCTTCATTTACTTGATTCT GGTGGTGGTGCTGCTGCTTTCCTCGGGCTACATTGGGTTACGTATTGTGGCCCTGGAGGAACAGCTTACGTCACTCGGCGCACTGCCCGAGTTCACCCTACAAAGCGG ATACCGCCAAGACACATAA
- the si:zfos-943e10.1 gene encoding GRAM domain-containing protein 2B isoform X3, with translation MDTREVSNQQKPATENFCAEALGSSYPVESSGGGVPAKVKKSRSTSSKDTVKKVEARKTLSLEAAQLEIQEQHKTLTRQLAIRSQTFDVDCRSFERTQGSGSQSSFIKHNVTFHKLFPDIPESEDLIHAYICALQKEVPYHGRLYITNSHACFHSSVLLKDTKVVIPVSCIHIVKKQNTALLVPNALSIRTTEGEKFLFVSLRNREACYQLLHSVCPQLEDRSTNSSPVISSAEHSFDKNKLVNSSQSSLDGSFEQFDGSESQSLQDKPLYITHKETALPNGKGSTFKSLHEQQSESSSSEEELSVSVAGGSWIWNVTEKAKSLLVQREASTLNTLLFIYLILVVVLLLSSGYIGLRIVALEEQLTSLGALPEFTLQSGYRQDT, from the exons ATGGACACAAGGGAAGTCTCAAACCAACAAAAACCTGCCACTGAGAACTTTTGTGCTGAGGCTCTGGGAAG CAGCTACCCAGTAGAAAGCAGTGGTGGAGGTGTGCCAGCCAAAGTCAAGAAGAGCAGGAGCACCTCAAGCAAAGATACAGTCAAAAAAGTGGAAGCGAGGAAAACGTTGAGTCTTGAGGCTGCTCAGCTGGAGATTCAAGAGCAGCACAAAACCCTCACCAGACAGTTGGCCATCAG ATCGCAGACCTTTGACGTCGACTGTAGAAGCTTCGAAAGGACTCAGGGAAGCGGCAGCCAAAGT AGTTTTATAAAGCACAATGTGACATTCCACAAATTGTTTCCAGACATTCCAGAAAGTGAAGACTTGATACATG CATACATCTGTGCCCTACAAAAGGAAGTGCCCTACCATGGTCGACTCTACATTACCAATAGCCATGCCTGCTTCCACTCCTCTGTTCTACTCAAGGACACCAAG GTAGTGATCCCCGTCTCCTGCATTCACATTGTCAAAAAGCAGAACACTGCTTTGTTGGTACCAAACGCCTTGTCAATCCGAACCACAGAGGGAGAAAAG TTCTTGTTTGTCTCGTTACGGAACCGAGAAGCATGTTATCAGTTGCTGCACTCTGTGTGTCCTCAGCTTGAG gACCGCAGCACCAACAGTAGCCCAGTCATCTCATCAGCTGAGCATAGCTTTGATAAGAACAAACTTGTG AACTCCAGCCAGTCCAGTCTAGATGGCAGCTTTGAACAATTCGATGGTTCTGAGTCGCAGTCATTACAGGACAAACCTCTGTACATTACTCACAAAG AAACTGCACTGCCTAATGGAAAAGGATCCACTTTCAAGAGCCTTCATGAGCAGCAAAGTGAGAGCTCATCTTCGGAGGAGGAGCTGTCAGTTTCAG TTGCAGGTGGCTCGTGGATTTGGAATGTGACGGAGAAGGCCAAGTCTCTGCTGGTTCAGAGAGAGGCCAGCACACTCAACACGCTGCTCTTCATTTACTTGATTCT GGTGGTGGTGCTGCTGCTTTCCTCGGGCTACATTGGGTTACGTATTGTGGCCCTGGAGGAACAGCTTACGTCACTCGGCGCACTGCCCGAGTTCACCCTACAAAGCGG ATACCGCCAAGACACATAA
- the si:zfos-943e10.1 gene encoding GRAM domain-containing protein 2B isoform X6: protein MPTVSRYMSFRSSKRFKFSSYPVESSGGGVPAKVKKSRSTSSKDTVKKVEARKTLSLEAAQLEIQEQHKTLTRQLAIRSQTFDVDCRSFERTQGSGSQSSFIKHNVTFHKLFPDIPESEDLIHAYICALQKEVPYHGRLYITNSHACFHSSVLLKDTKVVIPVSCIHIVKKQNTALLVPNALSIRTTEGEKFLFVSLRNREACYQLLHSVCPQLEDRSTNSSPVISSAEHSFDKNKLVNSSQSSLDGSFEQFDGSESQSLQDKPLYITHKETALPNGKGSTFKSLHEQQSESSSSEEELSVSVAGGSWIWNVTEKAKSLLVQREASTLNTLLFIYLILVVVLLLSSGYIGLRIVALEEQLTSLGALPEFTLQSGYRQDT from the exons ATGCCGACTGTCAGTAGGTATATGAGTTTCCGATCATCTAAAAGGTTTAAATTCTCCAG CTACCCAGTAGAAAGCAGTGGTGGAGGTGTGCCAGCCAAAGTCAAGAAGAGCAGGAGCACCTCAAGCAAAGATACAGTCAAAAAAGTGGAAGCGAGGAAAACGTTGAGTCTTGAGGCTGCTCAGCTGGAGATTCAAGAGCAGCACAAAACCCTCACCAGACAGTTGGCCATCAG ATCGCAGACCTTTGACGTCGACTGTAGAAGCTTCGAAAGGACTCAGGGAAGCGGCAGCCAAAGT AGTTTTATAAAGCACAATGTGACATTCCACAAATTGTTTCCAGACATTCCAGAAAGTGAAGACTTGATACATG CATACATCTGTGCCCTACAAAAGGAAGTGCCCTACCATGGTCGACTCTACATTACCAATAGCCATGCCTGCTTCCACTCCTCTGTTCTACTCAAGGACACCAAG GTAGTGATCCCCGTCTCCTGCATTCACATTGTCAAAAAGCAGAACACTGCTTTGTTGGTACCAAACGCCTTGTCAATCCGAACCACAGAGGGAGAAAAG TTCTTGTTTGTCTCGTTACGGAACCGAGAAGCATGTTATCAGTTGCTGCACTCTGTGTGTCCTCAGCTTGAG gACCGCAGCACCAACAGTAGCCCAGTCATCTCATCAGCTGAGCATAGCTTTGATAAGAACAAACTTGTG AACTCCAGCCAGTCCAGTCTAGATGGCAGCTTTGAACAATTCGATGGTTCTGAGTCGCAGTCATTACAGGACAAACCTCTGTACATTACTCACAAAG AAACTGCACTGCCTAATGGAAAAGGATCCACTTTCAAGAGCCTTCATGAGCAGCAAAGTGAGAGCTCATCTTCGGAGGAGGAGCTGTCAGTTTCAG TTGCAGGTGGCTCGTGGATTTGGAATGTGACGGAGAAGGCCAAGTCTCTGCTGGTTCAGAGAGAGGCCAGCACACTCAACACGCTGCTCTTCATTTACTTGATTCT GGTGGTGGTGCTGCTGCTTTCCTCGGGCTACATTGGGTTACGTATTGTGGCCCTGGAGGAACAGCTTACGTCACTCGGCGCACTGCCCGAGTTCACCCTACAAAGCGG ATACCGCCAAGACACATAA
- the si:zfos-943e10.1 gene encoding GRAM domain-containing protein 2B isoform X5, which yields MPTVSRYMSFRSSKRFKFSSSYPVESSGGGVPAKVKKSRSTSSKDTVKKVEARKTLSLEAAQLEIQEQHKTLTRQLAIRSQTFDVDCRSFERTQGSGSQSSFIKHNVTFHKLFPDIPESEDLIHAYICALQKEVPYHGRLYITNSHACFHSSVLLKDTKVVIPVSCIHIVKKQNTALLVPNALSIRTTEGEKFLFVSLRNREACYQLLHSVCPQLEDRSTNSSPVISSAEHSFDKNKLVNSSQSSLDGSFEQFDGSESQSLQDKPLYITHKETALPNGKGSTFKSLHEQQSESSSSEEELSVSVAGGSWIWNVTEKAKSLLVQREASTLNTLLFIYLILVVVLLLSSGYIGLRIVALEEQLTSLGALPEFTLQSGYRQDT from the exons ATGCCGACTGTCAGTAGGTATATGAGTTTCCGATCATCTAAAAGGTTTAAATTCTCCAG CAGCTACCCAGTAGAAAGCAGTGGTGGAGGTGTGCCAGCCAAAGTCAAGAAGAGCAGGAGCACCTCAAGCAAAGATACAGTCAAAAAAGTGGAAGCGAGGAAAACGTTGAGTCTTGAGGCTGCTCAGCTGGAGATTCAAGAGCAGCACAAAACCCTCACCAGACAGTTGGCCATCAG ATCGCAGACCTTTGACGTCGACTGTAGAAGCTTCGAAAGGACTCAGGGAAGCGGCAGCCAAAGT AGTTTTATAAAGCACAATGTGACATTCCACAAATTGTTTCCAGACATTCCAGAAAGTGAAGACTTGATACATG CATACATCTGTGCCCTACAAAAGGAAGTGCCCTACCATGGTCGACTCTACATTACCAATAGCCATGCCTGCTTCCACTCCTCTGTTCTACTCAAGGACACCAAG GTAGTGATCCCCGTCTCCTGCATTCACATTGTCAAAAAGCAGAACACTGCTTTGTTGGTACCAAACGCCTTGTCAATCCGAACCACAGAGGGAGAAAAG TTCTTGTTTGTCTCGTTACGGAACCGAGAAGCATGTTATCAGTTGCTGCACTCTGTGTGTCCTCAGCTTGAG gACCGCAGCACCAACAGTAGCCCAGTCATCTCATCAGCTGAGCATAGCTTTGATAAGAACAAACTTGTG AACTCCAGCCAGTCCAGTCTAGATGGCAGCTTTGAACAATTCGATGGTTCTGAGTCGCAGTCATTACAGGACAAACCTCTGTACATTACTCACAAAG AAACTGCACTGCCTAATGGAAAAGGATCCACTTTCAAGAGCCTTCATGAGCAGCAAAGTGAGAGCTCATCTTCGGAGGAGGAGCTGTCAGTTTCAG TTGCAGGTGGCTCGTGGATTTGGAATGTGACGGAGAAGGCCAAGTCTCTGCTGGTTCAGAGAGAGGCCAGCACACTCAACACGCTGCTCTTCATTTACTTGATTCT GGTGGTGGTGCTGCTGCTTTCCTCGGGCTACATTGGGTTACGTATTGTGGCCCTGGAGGAACAGCTTACGTCACTCGGCGCACTGCCCGAGTTCACCCTACAAAGCGG ATACCGCCAAGACACATAA